A DNA window from Mus caroli chromosome 8, CAROLI_EIJ_v1.1, whole genome shotgun sequence contains the following coding sequences:
- the Gse1 gene encoding genetic suppressor element 1 isoform X4: MFGLKPPLYYLPGSSLSSESSPVSSPATNHSSPASTPKRVPMGPIIVPPGGHSVPSTPPVVTIAPTKTVNGVWRSESRQDSGSRGSSSGRERLLVEPPLAQEKAAGPTIPSHLLSTPYPFGLSPGSVVQDSRFQPLNLQRPVHHVVPPSTVTEDYLRSFRPYHTAEDLRMSSLPPLGLDPATAAAYYHPSYLAPHPFPHPAFRMDDSYCLSALRSPFYPIPTPGSLPPLHPSAMHLHLSGVRYPPELSHSSLAALHSERMSSLSAERLQMDEELRREREREREREADREREKEREREQREKEREKELEREREKERERELERQREQRAREKELLAAKALEPTSFLPVAELHGLRGHSTEERPKPSEQLTPTRAEKLKDVGLQAPKPVQHPLHPVPAPHHTVPSLISSHGIFSLPGSSATTALLIQRTNEEEKWLARQRRLRQEKEDRQSQVSEFRQQVLEQHLDLGRPPVPTEVEHRPESTRPGTNRHEQGSREPPQHFGGPPPLISPKPQHHTVPTALWNPVSLIDNALETRRAESHPLHSHPTTFEPSRQAAVPLVKVERVYCSEKAEEPRKREATPLDKYQPPPPPPREAGSLEPQTFPHGPGPFLTELEKSTQTILGQQRPSLSQATSFGELSGPLKPGSPYCHPTARGPDPAYIYDEFLQQRRRLVSKLDLEERRRREAQEKGYYYDLDDSYDESDEEEVRAHLRCVAEQPPLKLDTSSEKLEFLQLFGLTTQQQKEELVAQKRRKRRRMLRERSPSPPAVQCKRQTPSPRLALSTRYSPDEMNNSPNFEEKRKFLTFFNLTHISAEKRKDKERLVEMLRAMKQRALSAADSVTNSSRDSPPISLSEPATQPAPLETDQPVGVPASLSDVPKAAETGRLEQLRPQELLRVQEPAPPSGEKARLSEAPGGKKSLSMLHYLRGAAPKDIPVPLSHSVNGKSKPWEPFVAEEFAHQFHESVLQSTQKALQKHKGNCALLSAEQSHKVDTAVHYNIPELQSSSRVPLPQHNGQQEPLTGRKGPPMQEVDQDSEEDSEEDSEEEAEEAPRRQWQGIEAIFEAYQEHIEEQNLERQVLQTQCRRLEAQNYSLSLTAEQLSHSMAELRSQKQKMVSERERLQAELDHLRKCLALPTMHWPRGYFKGYPR, translated from the exons GGTCCTCACTGAGCAGCGAGTCATCTCCAGTGTCCTCTCCAGCCACCAACCATAGCTCTCCAGCTAGCACGCCCAAACGAGTGCCCATGGGCCCCATCATCGTCCCCCCTGGGGGTCACAGTGTCCCCAGCACTCCCCCAGTGGTCACTATTGCCCCCACTAAAACCGTCAACGGAGTCTGGAGAAGCGAGAGCCGCCAG GACTCCGGCTCACGAGGCAGCAGCAGTGGTCGGGAGCGCCTATTGGTGGAGCCGCCTCTGGCCCAGGAAAAGGCCGCGGGCCCCACCATCCCCTCCCACCTACTCAGCACTCCCTACCCCTTTGGCCTTTCCCCCGGCTCAGTTGTACAGGACTCCCGCTTCCAACCACTCAA CCTCCAGCGGCCTGTGCACCATGTGGTGCCCCCCAGCACGGTGACCGAGGACTACCTGAGAAGTTTCCGGCCCTACCACACTGCTGAAGACTTACGCATGTCCTCCTTGCCCCCGCTCGGCCTGGACCCAGCCACTGCCGCAGCCTACTATCACCCCAGCTACCTGGCCCCACACCCGTTCCCCCACCCGGCCTTCAG GATGGATGACTCCTATTGCCTGTCAGCCTTAAGGTCTCCGTtctaccccatccccacccctggcTCCCTGCCTCCACTGCATCCTTCGGCGATGCACCTTCATCTCTCTGGTGTACGGTACCCTCCTGAGCTCTCCCACTCGTCCCTGGCGGCGCTACACTCGGAGCGGATGTCCAGCCTCAGTGCAGAGAG GTTGCAAATGGACGAGGAACTGAGGCGGGAGAGAGAGCGGGAGCGGGAACGGGAGGCCGACCGGGAGCGGGAGAAGGAGCGGGAACGGGAGCAGCGGGAGAAGGAGCGGGAGAAGGAGCTGGAGCGCGAGCGGGAGAAGGAACGGGAACGCGAGCTGGAGCGGCAGCGGGAGCAGCGGGCAAGGGAGAAGGAGCTGCTGGCTGCCAAGGCCTTAGAGCCCACCTCCTTCCTGCCTGTGGCCGAGCTGCACGGACTCCGGGGTCACAGCACGGAGGAGCGGCCCAAGCCCTCGGAGCAGCTGACCCCAACCCGAGCAG AGAAGCTGAAGGACGTGGGCTTGCAGGCGCCCAAGCCCGTGCAGCACCCTCTGCACCCAGTGCCTGCCCCACACCACACGGTGCCCAGCCTCATCTCCAGCCACGGCATCTTCTCTCTGCCTGGAAgcagcgccaccactgccctgctgatCCAGCGCACCAACGAGGAGGAGAAGTGGCTGGCACGGCAGCGCCGCCTGCGGCAGGAGAAGGAAGACCGCCAGTCCCAGGTGTCCGAGTTCCGGCAGCAGGTCCTGGAGCAGCACCTAGACCTGGGCCGGCCCCCCGTGCCCACAGAGGTGGAGCACAGGCCCGAGAGCACCAG GCCAGGAACAAACCGGCATGAGCAGGGCAGCCGTGAACCCCCACAGCACTTTGGTGGCCCTCCACCACTCATCTCACCCAAGCCCCAGCACCACACCGTACCCACAGCCCTCTGGAACCCAGTGTCTCTGATAGACAATGCTCTGGAGACGCGGCGGGCCGAGAGCCACCCTCTGCATAGCCACCCGACTACTTTTGAGCCCAGCCGCCAGGCCGCCGTGCCACTGGTGAAGGTGGAGCGAGTTTACTgctcagagaaggcagaggagccCCGGAAGCGTGAGGCCACACCACTGGACAAATAccagccgccgccgccaccaccgcgGGAGGCAGGAAGTCTGGAGCCTCAGACCTTTCCCCACGGACCTGGGCCTTTCCTTACTGAACTTGAGAAGTCAACACAGACCATCTTGGGCCAGCAGCGGCCCTCTCTTTCCCAGGCAACCTCCTTCGGGGAGCTCAGTGGGCCTCTGAAGCCAGGCTCTCCGTACTGCCACCCCACAGCGAGGGGCCCCGATCCAGCCTACATCTACGATGAGTTTCTTCAGCAGCGACGGAGGCTGGTCAGCAAACTGGACCTGGAGGAACGCAGGCGGCGCGAGGCTCAGGAGAAAG GGTACTATTACGACCTCGATGACTCGTACGACGAGAGTGACGAGGAGGAGGTCAGGGCACATCTCCGCTGTGTGGCTGAGCAGCCGCCCCTCAAACTGGACACGTCCTCAGAG AAGCTAGAGTTCTTGCAGCTTTTTGGCTTGACCACCCAACAGCAGAAGGAGGAACTGGTGGCGCAGAAGCGCCGGAAGCGGAGGCGGATGCTCAGAGAGAGAAGCCCGTCGCCACCTGCCGTTCAGTGCAAGCGACAGACGCCTTCCCCCAGGCTGGCTCTGTCCACCCGCTACAGCCCCGACGAGATGAACAACAGCCCCAACTTTGAGGAGAAGAGGAAGTTCCTGACCTTCTTCAACCTGACACACATCAGTGCGGAGAAGAGGAAAG ACAAAGAGAGGCTTGTTGAAATGCTCCGAGCCATGAAGCAGAGAGCACTGTCCGCAGCAGACTCAGTGACAAACTCTTCGAGGGACAGTCCTCCCATCTCCCTAAGTG AACCAGCCACACAGCCAGCTCCTCTAGAGACGGATCAGCCTGTCGGGGTCCCTGCCTCCTTGTCAGATGTCCCAAAGGCCGCGGAGACTGGGAGACTGGAACAGCTCCGGCCCCAGGAGCTCTTGAGAGTCCAGGAGCCGGCTCCTCCCAGCGGTGAGAAGGCCAGGCTGAGTGAGGCCCCTGGTGGCAAGAAGAGCCTGAGCATGCTCCATTACCTCCGGGGCGCTGCGCCCAAGGACATTCCTGTGCCGTTGTCTCACAGCGTCAACGGGAAGAGCAAGCCCTGGGAGCCTTTCGTGGCCGAAGAGTTTGCACATCAATTCCATGAGTCCGTGCTGCAGTCCACACAGAAGGCTCTGCAGAAGCATAAAG GGAATTGTGCTTTGCTATCTGCAGAGCAGAGCCACAAAGTCGACACGGCAGTCCACTACAACATTCCCGAGCTGCAGTCCTCCAGCAGGGTCCCCTTGCCCCAGCACAATGGACAACAGGAGCCCCTGACGGGGAGGAAGGGCCCTCCTATGCAGGAGGTGGACCAGGACTCTGAGGAGGACTCGGAGGAGGACAGcgaggaggaagctgaggaagccCCCAGGCGCCAGTGGCAAGGGATTGAGGCAATCTTTGAAGCTTACCAGGAACACATAGAAG AGCAAAACCTGGAGCGGCAGGTGCTACAGACGCAGTGCCGGCGGCTGGAGGCGCAGAACTACAGCCTCAGCCTGACTGCAGAGCAGCTGTCTCACAGCATGGCG GAGCTTCGGAGTCAGAAACAGAAGATGGTCTCTGAGCGGGAGCGGCTCCAGGCGGAGCTGGACCACTTGCGGAAGTGCCTTGCCTTGCCCACCATGCACTGGCCTAGGGGCTACTTTAAGGGATATCCGAGGTGA
- the Gse1 gene encoding genetic suppressor element 1 isoform X3, with the protein MFGLKPPLYYLPGMSHEPKSPSIGMLSTATRTTATVNPLTPSPLNGALVPTGSPATSSALSAQAAPSSSFAAALRKLAKQAEEPRGSSLSSESSPVSSPATNHSSPASTPKRVPMGPIIVPPGGHSVPSTPPVVTIAPTKTVNGVWRSESRQDSGSRGSSSGRERLLVEPPLAQEKAAGPTIPSHLLSTPYPFGLSPGSVVQDSRFQPLNLQRPVHHVVPPSTVTEDYLRSFRPYHTAEDLRMSSLPPLGLDPATAAAYYHPSYLAPHPFPHPAFRMDDSYCLSALRSPFYPIPTPGSLPPLHPSAMHLHLSGVRYPPELSHSSLAALHSERMSSLSAERLQMDEELRREREREREREADREREKEREREQREKEREKELEREREKERERELERQREQRAREKELLAAKALEPTSFLPVAELHGLRGHSTEERPKPSEQLTPTRAEKLKDVGLQAPKPVQHPLHPVPAPHHTVPSLISSHGIFSLPGSSATTALLIQRTNEEEKWLARQRRLRQEKEDRQSQVSEFRQQVLEQHLDLGRPPVPTEVEHRPESTRPGTNRHEQGSREPPQHFGGPPPLISPKPQHHTVPTALWNPVSLIDNALETRRAESHPLHSHPTTFEPSRQAAVPLVKVERVYCSEKAEEPRKREATPLDKYQPPPPPPREAGSLEPQTFPHGPGPFLTELEKSTQTILGQQRPSLSQATSFGELSGPLKPGSPYCHPTARGPDPAYIYDEFLQQRRRLVSKLDLEERRRREAQEKGYYYDLDDSYDESDEEEVRAHLRCVAEQPPLKLDTSSEKLEFLQLFGLTTQQQKEELVAQKRRKRRRMLRERSPSPPAVQCKRQTPSPRLALSTRYSPDEMNNSPNFEEKRKFLTFFNLTHISAEKRKDKERLVEMLRAMKQRALSAADSVTNSSRDSPPISLSEPATQPAPLETDQPVGVPASLSDVPKAAETGRLEQLRPQELLRVQEPAPPSGEKARLSEAPGGKKSLSMLHYLRGAAPKDIPVPLSHSVNGKSKPWEPFVAEEFAHQFHESVLQSTQKALQKHKGNCALLSAEQSHKVDTAVHYNIPELQSSSRVPLPQHNGQQEPLTGRKGPPMQEVDQDSEEDSEEDSEEEAEEAPRRQWQGIEAIFEAYQEHIEEQNLERQVLQTQCRRLEAQNYSLSLTAEQLSHSMAELRSQKQKMVSERERLQAELDHLRKCLALPTMHWPRGYFKGYPR; encoded by the exons GGTCCTCACTGAGCAGCGAGTCATCTCCAGTGTCCTCTCCAGCCACCAACCATAGCTCTCCAGCTAGCACGCCCAAACGAGTGCCCATGGGCCCCATCATCGTCCCCCCTGGGGGTCACAGTGTCCCCAGCACTCCCCCAGTGGTCACTATTGCCCCCACTAAAACCGTCAACGGAGTCTGGAGAAGCGAGAGCCGCCAG GACTCCGGCTCACGAGGCAGCAGCAGTGGTCGGGAGCGCCTATTGGTGGAGCCGCCTCTGGCCCAGGAAAAGGCCGCGGGCCCCACCATCCCCTCCCACCTACTCAGCACTCCCTACCCCTTTGGCCTTTCCCCCGGCTCAGTTGTACAGGACTCCCGCTTCCAACCACTCAA CCTCCAGCGGCCTGTGCACCATGTGGTGCCCCCCAGCACGGTGACCGAGGACTACCTGAGAAGTTTCCGGCCCTACCACACTGCTGAAGACTTACGCATGTCCTCCTTGCCCCCGCTCGGCCTGGACCCAGCCACTGCCGCAGCCTACTATCACCCCAGCTACCTGGCCCCACACCCGTTCCCCCACCCGGCCTTCAG GATGGATGACTCCTATTGCCTGTCAGCCTTAAGGTCTCCGTtctaccccatccccacccctggcTCCCTGCCTCCACTGCATCCTTCGGCGATGCACCTTCATCTCTCTGGTGTACGGTACCCTCCTGAGCTCTCCCACTCGTCCCTGGCGGCGCTACACTCGGAGCGGATGTCCAGCCTCAGTGCAGAGAG GTTGCAAATGGACGAGGAACTGAGGCGGGAGAGAGAGCGGGAGCGGGAACGGGAGGCCGACCGGGAGCGGGAGAAGGAGCGGGAACGGGAGCAGCGGGAGAAGGAGCGGGAGAAGGAGCTGGAGCGCGAGCGGGAGAAGGAACGGGAACGCGAGCTGGAGCGGCAGCGGGAGCAGCGGGCAAGGGAGAAGGAGCTGCTGGCTGCCAAGGCCTTAGAGCCCACCTCCTTCCTGCCTGTGGCCGAGCTGCACGGACTCCGGGGTCACAGCACGGAGGAGCGGCCCAAGCCCTCGGAGCAGCTGACCCCAACCCGAGCAG AGAAGCTGAAGGACGTGGGCTTGCAGGCGCCCAAGCCCGTGCAGCACCCTCTGCACCCAGTGCCTGCCCCACACCACACGGTGCCCAGCCTCATCTCCAGCCACGGCATCTTCTCTCTGCCTGGAAgcagcgccaccactgccctgctgatCCAGCGCACCAACGAGGAGGAGAAGTGGCTGGCACGGCAGCGCCGCCTGCGGCAGGAGAAGGAAGACCGCCAGTCCCAGGTGTCCGAGTTCCGGCAGCAGGTCCTGGAGCAGCACCTAGACCTGGGCCGGCCCCCCGTGCCCACAGAGGTGGAGCACAGGCCCGAGAGCACCAG GCCAGGAACAAACCGGCATGAGCAGGGCAGCCGTGAACCCCCACAGCACTTTGGTGGCCCTCCACCACTCATCTCACCCAAGCCCCAGCACCACACCGTACCCACAGCCCTCTGGAACCCAGTGTCTCTGATAGACAATGCTCTGGAGACGCGGCGGGCCGAGAGCCACCCTCTGCATAGCCACCCGACTACTTTTGAGCCCAGCCGCCAGGCCGCCGTGCCACTGGTGAAGGTGGAGCGAGTTTACTgctcagagaaggcagaggagccCCGGAAGCGTGAGGCCACACCACTGGACAAATAccagccgccgccgccaccaccgcgGGAGGCAGGAAGTCTGGAGCCTCAGACCTTTCCCCACGGACCTGGGCCTTTCCTTACTGAACTTGAGAAGTCAACACAGACCATCTTGGGCCAGCAGCGGCCCTCTCTTTCCCAGGCAACCTCCTTCGGGGAGCTCAGTGGGCCTCTGAAGCCAGGCTCTCCGTACTGCCACCCCACAGCGAGGGGCCCCGATCCAGCCTACATCTACGATGAGTTTCTTCAGCAGCGACGGAGGCTGGTCAGCAAACTGGACCTGGAGGAACGCAGGCGGCGCGAGGCTCAGGAGAAAG GGTACTATTACGACCTCGATGACTCGTACGACGAGAGTGACGAGGAGGAGGTCAGGGCACATCTCCGCTGTGTGGCTGAGCAGCCGCCCCTCAAACTGGACACGTCCTCAGAG AAGCTAGAGTTCTTGCAGCTTTTTGGCTTGACCACCCAACAGCAGAAGGAGGAACTGGTGGCGCAGAAGCGCCGGAAGCGGAGGCGGATGCTCAGAGAGAGAAGCCCGTCGCCACCTGCCGTTCAGTGCAAGCGACAGACGCCTTCCCCCAGGCTGGCTCTGTCCACCCGCTACAGCCCCGACGAGATGAACAACAGCCCCAACTTTGAGGAGAAGAGGAAGTTCCTGACCTTCTTCAACCTGACACACATCAGTGCGGAGAAGAGGAAAG ACAAAGAGAGGCTTGTTGAAATGCTCCGAGCCATGAAGCAGAGAGCACTGTCCGCAGCAGACTCAGTGACAAACTCTTCGAGGGACAGTCCTCCCATCTCCCTAAGTG AACCAGCCACACAGCCAGCTCCTCTAGAGACGGATCAGCCTGTCGGGGTCCCTGCCTCCTTGTCAGATGTCCCAAAGGCCGCGGAGACTGGGAGACTGGAACAGCTCCGGCCCCAGGAGCTCTTGAGAGTCCAGGAGCCGGCTCCTCCCAGCGGTGAGAAGGCCAGGCTGAGTGAGGCCCCTGGTGGCAAGAAGAGCCTGAGCATGCTCCATTACCTCCGGGGCGCTGCGCCCAAGGACATTCCTGTGCCGTTGTCTCACAGCGTCAACGGGAAGAGCAAGCCCTGGGAGCCTTTCGTGGCCGAAGAGTTTGCACATCAATTCCATGAGTCCGTGCTGCAGTCCACACAGAAGGCTCTGCAGAAGCATAAAG GGAATTGTGCTTTGCTATCTGCAGAGCAGAGCCACAAAGTCGACACGGCAGTCCACTACAACATTCCCGAGCTGCAGTCCTCCAGCAGGGTCCCCTTGCCCCAGCACAATGGACAACAGGAGCCCCTGACGGGGAGGAAGGGCCCTCCTATGCAGGAGGTGGACCAGGACTCTGAGGAGGACTCGGAGGAGGACAGcgaggaggaagctgaggaagccCCCAGGCGCCAGTGGCAAGGGATTGAGGCAATCTTTGAAGCTTACCAGGAACACATAGAAG AGCAAAACCTGGAGCGGCAGGTGCTACAGACGCAGTGCCGGCGGCTGGAGGCGCAGAACTACAGCCTCAGCCTGACTGCAGAGCAGCTGTCTCACAGCATGGCG GAGCTTCGGAGTCAGAAACAGAAGATGGTCTCTGAGCGGGAGCGGCTCCAGGCGGAGCTGGACCACTTGCGGAAGTGCCTTGCCTTGCCCACCATGCACTGGCCTAGGGGCTACTTTAAGGGATATCCGAGGTGA
- the Gins2 gene encoding DNA replication complex GINS protein PSF2, with product MDAAEVEFLAEKELVTIIPNFSLDKIYLIGGDLGPFNPGLPVDVPLWLAINLKQRQKCRLLPPEWMDVEKLEQMRDEERKEETFTPVPSPHYMEITKLLLNHASDNIPKADAIRTLIKDLWDTRMAKLRVSADSFVRQQEAHAKLDNLTLMEISSSGAFLTQALNHMYKLRTNLQPSESTQSQDF from the exons ATGGATGCGGCCGAGGTGGAGTTTTTGGCCGAGAAGGAGCTGGTGACTATCATCCCGAACTTCAGTCTGGACAAGATCTACCTGATCGGG GGGGACCTGGGGCCCTTCAACCCCGGCTTACCCGTGGACGTGCCCCTGTGGCTGGCCATTAAcctgaaacagagacagaagtgcCGCCTGTTACCTCCGGAGTGGATGGATGTGG AGAAACTGGAACAGATGCGGGATGAGGAGCGGAAGGAGGAGACATTCACCCCAGTGCCCAGCCCCCACTACATGGAGATCACGAAGCTCCTGCTGAATCA TGCTTCTGACAACATCCCCAAAGCAGACGCCATCCGGACACTGATCAAAGATCTGTGGGACACACGCATGGCCAAGCTTCGAGTGTCTGCTGACAGTTTTGTGCGGCAGCAAGAGGCACATGCCAAG CTGGACAACCTGACCTTGATGGAGATCAGCAGCAGCGGGGCCTTCCTCACCCAGGCCCTCAACCACATGTACAAGCTCCGCACAAACCTCCAGCCCTCCGAGAGCACTCAGTCACAGGACTTCTAG
- the Gse1 gene encoding genetic suppressor element 1 isoform X5 produces MKGMSHEPKSPSIGMLSTATRTTATVNPLTPSPLNGALVPTGSPATSSALSAQAAPSSSFAAALRKLAKQAEEPRGSSLSSESSPVSSPATNHSSPASTPKRVPMGPIIVPPGGHSVPSTPPVVTIAPTKTVNGVWRSESRQDSGSRGSSSGRERLLVEPPLAQEKAAGPTIPSHLLSTPYPFGLSPGSVVQDSRFQPLNLQRPVHHVVPPSTVTEDYLRSFRPYHTAEDLRMSSLPPLGLDPATAAAYYHPSYLAPHPFPHPAFRMDDSYCLSALRSPFYPIPTPGSLPPLHPSAMHLHLSGVRYPPELSHSSLAALHSERMSSLSAERLQMDEELRREREREREREADREREKEREREQREKEREKELEREREKERERELERQREQRAREKELLAAKALEPTSFLPVAELHGLRGHSTEERPKPSEQLTPTRAEKLKDVGLQAPKPVQHPLHPVPAPHHTVPSLISSHGIFSLPGSSATTALLIQRTNEEEKWLARQRRLRQEKEDRQSQVSEFRQQVLEQHLDLGRPPVPTEVEHRPESTRPGTNRHEQGSREPPQHFGGPPPLISPKPQHHTVPTALWNPVSLIDNALETRRAESHPLHSHPTTFEPSRQAAVPLVKVERVYCSEKAEEPRKREATPLDKYQPPPPPPREAGSLEPQTFPHGPGPFLTELEKSTQTILGQQRPSLSQATSFGELSGPLKPGSPYCHPTARGPDPAYIYDEFLQQRRRLVSKLDLEERRRREAQEKGYYYDLDDSYDESDEEEVRAHLRCVAEQPPLKLDTSSEKLEFLQLFGLTTQQQKEELVAQKRRKRRRMLRERSPSPPAVQCKRQTPSPRLALSTRYSPDEMNNSPNFEEKRKFLTFFNLTHISAEKRKDKERLVEMLRAMKQRALSAADSVTNSSRDSPPISLSEPATQPAPLETDQPVGVPASLSDVPKAAETGRLEQLRPQELLRVQEPAPPSGEKARLSEAPGGKKSLSMLHYLRGAAPKDIPVPLSHSVNGKSKPWEPFVAEEFAHQFHESVLQSTQKALQKHKGNCALLSAEQSHKVDTAVHYNIPELQSSSRVPLPQHNGQQEPLTGRKGPPMQEVDQDSEEDSEEDSEEEAEEAPRRQWQGIEAIFEAYQEHIEEQNLERQVLQTQCRRLEAQNYSLSLTAEQLSHSMAELRSQKQKMVSERERLQAELDHLRKCLALPTMHWPRGYFKGYPR; encoded by the exons GGTCCTCACTGAGCAGCGAGTCATCTCCAGTGTCCTCTCCAGCCACCAACCATAGCTCTCCAGCTAGCACGCCCAAACGAGTGCCCATGGGCCCCATCATCGTCCCCCCTGGGGGTCACAGTGTCCCCAGCACTCCCCCAGTGGTCACTATTGCCCCCACTAAAACCGTCAACGGAGTCTGGAGAAGCGAGAGCCGCCAG GACTCCGGCTCACGAGGCAGCAGCAGTGGTCGGGAGCGCCTATTGGTGGAGCCGCCTCTGGCCCAGGAAAAGGCCGCGGGCCCCACCATCCCCTCCCACCTACTCAGCACTCCCTACCCCTTTGGCCTTTCCCCCGGCTCAGTTGTACAGGACTCCCGCTTCCAACCACTCAA CCTCCAGCGGCCTGTGCACCATGTGGTGCCCCCCAGCACGGTGACCGAGGACTACCTGAGAAGTTTCCGGCCCTACCACACTGCTGAAGACTTACGCATGTCCTCCTTGCCCCCGCTCGGCCTGGACCCAGCCACTGCCGCAGCCTACTATCACCCCAGCTACCTGGCCCCACACCCGTTCCCCCACCCGGCCTTCAG GATGGATGACTCCTATTGCCTGTCAGCCTTAAGGTCTCCGTtctaccccatccccacccctggcTCCCTGCCTCCACTGCATCCTTCGGCGATGCACCTTCATCTCTCTGGTGTACGGTACCCTCCTGAGCTCTCCCACTCGTCCCTGGCGGCGCTACACTCGGAGCGGATGTCCAGCCTCAGTGCAGAGAG GTTGCAAATGGACGAGGAACTGAGGCGGGAGAGAGAGCGGGAGCGGGAACGGGAGGCCGACCGGGAGCGGGAGAAGGAGCGGGAACGGGAGCAGCGGGAGAAGGAGCGGGAGAAGGAGCTGGAGCGCGAGCGGGAGAAGGAACGGGAACGCGAGCTGGAGCGGCAGCGGGAGCAGCGGGCAAGGGAGAAGGAGCTGCTGGCTGCCAAGGCCTTAGAGCCCACCTCCTTCCTGCCTGTGGCCGAGCTGCACGGACTCCGGGGTCACAGCACGGAGGAGCGGCCCAAGCCCTCGGAGCAGCTGACCCCAACCCGAGCAG AGAAGCTGAAGGACGTGGGCTTGCAGGCGCCCAAGCCCGTGCAGCACCCTCTGCACCCAGTGCCTGCCCCACACCACACGGTGCCCAGCCTCATCTCCAGCCACGGCATCTTCTCTCTGCCTGGAAgcagcgccaccactgccctgctgatCCAGCGCACCAACGAGGAGGAGAAGTGGCTGGCACGGCAGCGCCGCCTGCGGCAGGAGAAGGAAGACCGCCAGTCCCAGGTGTCCGAGTTCCGGCAGCAGGTCCTGGAGCAGCACCTAGACCTGGGCCGGCCCCCCGTGCCCACAGAGGTGGAGCACAGGCCCGAGAGCACCAG GCCAGGAACAAACCGGCATGAGCAGGGCAGCCGTGAACCCCCACAGCACTTTGGTGGCCCTCCACCACTCATCTCACCCAAGCCCCAGCACCACACCGTACCCACAGCCCTCTGGAACCCAGTGTCTCTGATAGACAATGCTCTGGAGACGCGGCGGGCCGAGAGCCACCCTCTGCATAGCCACCCGACTACTTTTGAGCCCAGCCGCCAGGCCGCCGTGCCACTGGTGAAGGTGGAGCGAGTTTACTgctcagagaaggcagaggagccCCGGAAGCGTGAGGCCACACCACTGGACAAATAccagccgccgccgccaccaccgcgGGAGGCAGGAAGTCTGGAGCCTCAGACCTTTCCCCACGGACCTGGGCCTTTCCTTACTGAACTTGAGAAGTCAACACAGACCATCTTGGGCCAGCAGCGGCCCTCTCTTTCCCAGGCAACCTCCTTCGGGGAGCTCAGTGGGCCTCTGAAGCCAGGCTCTCCGTACTGCCACCCCACAGCGAGGGGCCCCGATCCAGCCTACATCTACGATGAGTTTCTTCAGCAGCGACGGAGGCTGGTCAGCAAACTGGACCTGGAGGAACGCAGGCGGCGCGAGGCTCAGGAGAAAG GGTACTATTACGACCTCGATGACTCGTACGACGAGAGTGACGAGGAGGAGGTCAGGGCACATCTCCGCTGTGTGGCTGAGCAGCCGCCCCTCAAACTGGACACGTCCTCAGAG AAGCTAGAGTTCTTGCAGCTTTTTGGCTTGACCACCCAACAGCAGAAGGAGGAACTGGTGGCGCAGAAGCGCCGGAAGCGGAGGCGGATGCTCAGAGAGAGAAGCCCGTCGCCACCTGCCGTTCAGTGCAAGCGACAGACGCCTTCCCCCAGGCTGGCTCTGTCCACCCGCTACAGCCCCGACGAGATGAACAACAGCCCCAACTTTGAGGAGAAGAGGAAGTTCCTGACCTTCTTCAACCTGACACACATCAGTGCGGAGAAGAGGAAAG ACAAAGAGAGGCTTGTTGAAATGCTCCGAGCCATGAAGCAGAGAGCACTGTCCGCAGCAGACTCAGTGACAAACTCTTCGAGGGACAGTCCTCCCATCTCCCTAAGTG AACCAGCCACACAGCCAGCTCCTCTAGAGACGGATCAGCCTGTCGGGGTCCCTGCCTCCTTGTCAGATGTCCCAAAGGCCGCGGAGACTGGGAGACTGGAACAGCTCCGGCCCCAGGAGCTCTTGAGAGTCCAGGAGCCGGCTCCTCCCAGCGGTGAGAAGGCCAGGCTGAGTGAGGCCCCTGGTGGCAAGAAGAGCCTGAGCATGCTCCATTACCTCCGGGGCGCTGCGCCCAAGGACATTCCTGTGCCGTTGTCTCACAGCGTCAACGGGAAGAGCAAGCCCTGGGAGCCTTTCGTGGCCGAAGAGTTTGCACATCAATTCCATGAGTCCGTGCTGCAGTCCACACAGAAGGCTCTGCAGAAGCATAAAG GGAATTGTGCTTTGCTATCTGCAGAGCAGAGCCACAAAGTCGACACGGCAGTCCACTACAACATTCCCGAGCTGCAGTCCTCCAGCAGGGTCCCCTTGCCCCAGCACAATGGACAACAGGAGCCCCTGACGGGGAGGAAGGGCCCTCCTATGCAGGAGGTGGACCAGGACTCTGAGGAGGACTCGGAGGAGGACAGcgaggaggaagctgaggaagccCCCAGGCGCCAGTGGCAAGGGATTGAGGCAATCTTTGAAGCTTACCAGGAACACATAGAAG AGCAAAACCTGGAGCGGCAGGTGCTACAGACGCAGTGCCGGCGGCTGGAGGCGCAGAACTACAGCCTCAGCCTGACTGCAGAGCAGCTGTCTCACAGCATGGCG GAGCTTCGGAGTCAGAAACAGAAGATGGTCTCTGAGCGGGAGCGGCTCCAGGCGGAGCTGGACCACTTGCGGAAGTGCCTTGCCTTGCCCACCATGCACTGGCCTAGGGGCTACTTTAAGGGATATCCGAGGTGA